Genomic segment of bacterium:
CGCCCGGCAAAGGGAGCTTAAGGGGAGCCGGCCAGGCGAAGTGCAGGTTCACGGCAGGCAGGTCGGCGAGGTGAAACGTGATTTCGCGCTTCCCGGCAGCGCTTCCAGGGTGGACTACAAGCTTCCCCCGTGGGCCAAACGGCGCCTCAAGACTTCCCTTAACTCCTATCCGGCACTGGACCCTGAAAGGTGCACTACCTGCGGGGAGTGCGCCGGGATCTGTCCGGTTAACGCCATCACCCTCCACGCCATGGAAAAGGGGGGCGGCATCGTTGACCGCGACCTTTGCATCAGCTGCTTCTGCTGCCAGGAGATCTGCCCGGAAAGGGCGATCGAGCCGGTTCCGGGAAGACTTCTCAGGCTGTTAAAGGTGATCGGTGCAGCCTGAGAAGTGCACGTGCGTCCGTGGAGCGTAGGTGCGTACGTGCGACAGAGCAGGATAGCAGAGGTGAAGGTTGTGATGTTTTTACGCACACACGCATGCACGCTTTACGCACAAACGATTACGTTACCCGCCAATATGGCTCATCGTCCTGGCACACGCCCGCACGACCTTCCCCCCCGCCATCCCGTGACCCTCAGGTTTTCGCGACAGTGCCCCCCCGATGAGGGAAAGGATCTCCTCGTCCGAGGCCGCTGACCGCAGGGGTGTGAGAAGGTCGGTCTCGTTATCGGAAAACAGGCATGTGCGCAGGTGACCGTCGGCGGTGATGCGGATGCGGTTGCAGTTGACACAGAAGTGTTCGGAGATGGGGGTGATGAATCCAACGGTCCCTTCGTGTCCGGGGATGCGATAGCGCACTGCCGGACCGGATCCCCTCCCCTTGCCCATGCGCTCCAGTGAACCGTGGACCGTCTCCAGGCGGGCGATGGCCTCGGCGGCGCTCATCACCTTTTCCAGCCCCCAGAAACCGTCGGGGCCCATGGGCATGAACTCGATGAACCGGACTTCGCAATCCTGCTCCCGCGTAAGCTCGGAAAACGCTTCCAGCTCGTCGTCGTTGAACCCCCGCATGAGGACCACGTTTATCTTGACGGGATCCAGGCCTTCCTCCCTGGCTTTTTCCAGCCCCTTGAGCACCGTCTGGACCCCCCCTCCGTGGCCGTTGCCGTTGGGATCGGTCACCCACTTGAACCGGTCGTCCCTGAGAGTGTCCAGGCTCACGTTCACCCGGGACAGGCCCGCCCGGCGAAGGTCCGGAGCCATCTCCGCCAGGAGGAGTCCATTGGTGGTAAGGCTGATGTCGGAGATCCCGGGGATCCCGGACAAGATGGTGATGAGGGAATCCAGGTGCTTGCGCACCAGGGGTTCCCCGCCGGTGATGCGGACGCTTGTAACACCGCGACGCGACAGGATCCCGGCCAGGCGGCCGATCTCCTCGTAGGAAATGATGTCGCTGTGGTTCAGGGCCGCGAAACCGGCCCTCGGCGCACAGTAGCGGCAGCGCAGGTTGCACCGGTCGGTGACCGAGACGCGCATGTAGCGGACTGGCCTGCCCTTCCCGTCAGCCAGCACTGTATTTTCTCGAGTTGTCATGTGTTCTGCCTTGTTGGTGGTCAGGTCAGCCCGTTACAGTAACGGTGTGATCACGCCTTTGGCGTAACAGGCGGGGTGTCGGTGTGCCGGAGAAAAACATCAGTGTGATTCTTTCCCTCATAACTGAAAAAACAGGCCACGGAAAGGGCCTGTTTTT
This window contains:
- the moaA gene encoding GTP 3',8-cyclase MoaA is translated as MTTRENTVLADGKGRPVRYMRVSVTDRCNLRCRYCAPRAGFAALNHSDIISYEEIGRLAGILSRRGVTSVRITGGEPLVRKHLDSLITILSGIPGISDISLTTNGLLLAEMAPDLRRAGLSRVNVSLDTLRDDRFKWVTDPNGNGHGGGVQTVLKGLEKAREEGLDPVKINVVLMRGFNDDELEAFSELTREQDCEVRFIEFMPMGPDGFWGLEKVMSAAEAIARLETVHGSLERMGKGRGSGPAVRYRIPGHEGTVGFITPISEHFCVNCNRIRITADGHLRTCLFSDNETDLLTPLRSAASDEEILSLIGGALSRKPEGHGMAGGKVVRACARTMSHIGG